Within the Gemmatimonadaceae bacterium genome, the region GTCCTTGTATCCCTGCGCCACCTCGTGACTCGAGAGCGCGGTTCCGCAGCGCCCGCAGTACGGGAGGATCTTGTGGCCGCGGTACAACAGGTCACGGTCGTAGAGCGTCTTTAGCGCCCACCAGACGCTCTCCACGTAATCGTTGCTGTACGTGACGTACGGATCGCTGTAGTCAAGCCAGAATCCGATGCGCTCGCTCAGTTTTTCCCAGTCCGCGCGATACTTCCAGACGCTCTCGCGGCAGAGCTGGTTGAACTTCTCCACGCCGATCTCTTCGATCTGCTGCTTGCCGCTGATGCCGAGCTGCTTCTCGACCTCGATCTCCACGGGCAGGCCATGGGTATCCCAGCCCGCTTTCCGCGCGACGTAGAAGCCATGCATCGCGCGGTGGCGGCAGAACAGATCCTTGATCGTTCTGGAGAAGACGTGATGGATTCCCGGCCGGCCGTTGGCCGTCGGCGGGCCTTCGAAGAACACGTAGCGCGGGCTGTCCTTCGCCGCTTCCTGCGCGCGAGCGAACAGACGCTCTCTCTCCCAGCGTGCGAGAACGTCGCGCTCGATCTCGTCGGCTGGCGCGTCGGTGGGAAGAGTCCTGAACCGCGATGCGCTCACGGCCGGCCCCGCATCGCTCGCGCCCACTACGTTGTCGCGCCTCCCGACGCCGGCGCGGAGCCGTGCGACCCGGGGCCCGATTCGGACGCCTCTACCTCGGAGAGCTGGCGGGCGAGAAGGGCGCGCATCTGCGCGAGATACGTCCGGCGCGACCTGTCGAGCGCGTCCAGCTCCTGCTCCATGCGCCGCACTTCCGCGCGCGCGCTTTCGACGAGCCGCTCCCCTTCCGCCTGTGCCTCCTTCAACACGAGCTGCGCCTCGCGCTCGGCCTGGTCGCGCAGGTCGGACCGGAGTTGCTGCGCCGAAACGAGCGCCTCGTTCAGCGCCTTGTCGCGCTCGCGGAACGCGCGCAGCTGCTCGTGAAAGCTGCGGGCCTTCGTATCCAGGTCCTGGTTCACGCGGGTGAGACGCTCGATCTCCTCGGCGACCTGTTCGCGAAACTGCTCCACCTTCGCCGGATTGTAGCCGC harbors:
- a CDS encoding DivIVA domain-containing protein, translated to MIDESFHLTSLDVRRFDFGRALRGYNPAKVEQFREQVAEEIERLTRVNQDLDTKARSFHEQLRAFRERDKALNEALVSAQQLRSDLRDQAEREAQLVLKEAQAEGERLVESARAEVRRMEQELDALDRSRRTYLAQMRALLARQLSEVEASESGPGSHGSAPASGGATT